The sequence acaatttgttatttatttttttctgagtaTGAACTCAGACTTTTCAAGCTTGCCTAAAACTGTCCAAGGTGCTACATTTCTTATCTCATTGTGCCACACACTTATCAGGTGATCGTGCCAAGTAGTTATTACTTTAGCTTATAATATATGCAGTTTAATGTGTACCAATTTAAACATGGACATTATATATGACTTATCACTCCACTCAGAAAAATGTTTAACTATTAGCAGcagggaaaacaaaaaagtacaaaaggCCTTACGGAAGGACTTTTGATGACCACTGAAGGACTTGCCATTGAATGTGTTAGATTAgcagttaaggtgttggactactgatcggacgGTTGtcagtttaaatcccaggtccaccaatctgccacttctggccccatgagcaaagcctttaaccctcatttgtataaaatgaggttAAATGCCAGTTGTTCTGGAAAAGGGCATCTACCAAATGCCAAATGTGTCTAACAACCAAATAAAGTACTTATTACACAACGTTGGTAAGCTCAGCAGTAAGATGAATAAACCAAGTACAAGCCcatttctataataaaatacGAAGTGAAAATACTGGATTGAAATGTTGTGCCTTgtgactgagaccaagctttctggcACTGGGCAGAACATTTCACTCCAGAAGCTATTTGTTACTACATCCTACTGAATCCTATTGAACATTGTTTGAAAAGGCTGAAACATGTGATCTGATCATCAgttttttataaacaaagaaGAGGGTGTTAGGAGTGAATTGGAGCAAGATGGCGCCGAACATGGCAGCCGTGTTGCGAGCTCCGAGGAAACTTTGCAGTTTTTCATTTATCTTACTAGTTATCCTGCTGTCCTGCGTGTTGGAAGTTGTCTGCATAACTGCCTACGACAGACACACGCTTCTAAATATAGGTTCCTATGTTGCGAAACGCAAACCGGACTTTGAGTTCCTGAATGCTGGCAGTTTGTTTACCAACACCGCATCGGAGCCCTTTGTCTGGGCCGCACAAACGCGACCAAGGAAACGCCGACGGAAAAGAAGGAAGAGAGCCGGCGTCCTTGTCAGACTCAGACGTCGTCCCCTCCGACCTCCTCTCCCAACCATTTTGCTGGCTAATGTTCAGTCACTAGACAACAAACTCTGTGAACTACGGGCACGTATCTCCTACCAACGAGAAACGAGGGACTGCTGCATTATTTGCCTCACAGAAACCTGGATGTCTGCGGAGGTTCCAGACTCAGCCATCGAGCTCACGGGGTTCTCCGTGCACCGCTCGGACAGGACGAAAGAGCTCACAGGGAAAAGCAGAGGCGGaggtgtttgtttctttatcaaCAACTCGTGGTGTGATGAAAGGAATCTACACTCTATTAAATCCTTCTGCTCCCCTGATCTGGAATTTCTTATGCTTCTGTGTCGACTATTCTGGTTACCGAGGGATATTACAGCGGTCATTATCACAGCTGTTTATATTCCTCCTCAAGCTAACACAGACCAGGCACTCAAGGAACTGTATGGGTATATAAGTGAGCAGGAAACCGCGCACCCAGATGCAGCGTTTATTGTAACAGGGGACTTTAACAAAGCCAACTTCAGAACAATAGCTCCAAAATACCTCCaacacatcaccatcaacacgCGTGGTGACCGTATACTGGACCACTGCTACTCTCCCTTCCGGGATGCTTACAAATCCCTCCCCCGCCCACCTCTCGGCAAATCGGACCACTCGTCCATTCTGCTCCTGCCTGCTTATAGGCAGAAACTGAAACGGGAAGCACCCGCCCTCAGGACAATCCAATGCTGGtccgaccaatcagatgctATACTACAGGACTGTTTTGATCACGTGGACTGGGACATGTTCCGGGCAGCGTCTGATGACGACATAGAGGCGTACTCAGATTCTGTCACGTGTTTCATCAGGAAGTGTGTAGAAGATGTTGTGCCGACAAAAACAATCCGCGTCTACCCCAACCAAAAACCGTGGATTAATAGCGATGTTCGAGCGGCCTTGTCAGCGCGGACGTCTGCTTTTAAATCCGGGAATCCTGACGATCGCAAACAAGCCAGCTACGATCTCAGGAAAACCATCAAAGCcgcaaaaagacaatacaaaaacaaagttgAAGAACATTTCAACACCAACAATGCAAgaagcatgtggcagggcatcaacaacatcacagACTTTAAAGGGAACAAACCAGCGACTGTAAACATTGCCGCCTCTCTACCGGACgagctaaataacttttatgcTCGTTTCGAGGCTCACAACCCCGCCCACAGAGAGCGCTCCTGCGGCTGCTGCAGAAGATTTGAGTgctctctccgtctctgtcgcGGATGTAACCCGATCCTTCCGACGAGTAAACATCCGCAAGGCTGCGGGTCCTGATGGCATCCCAGGTCGTGTGCTCCGAGCATGCGCATCCCAACTGGCCggtgtgttcacagacattttcaacctctccctgtgtctgtctgtggatCCATCATGTTTCAAAAAGTCCACCATAGTAcccataccaaagaaaaataaaatcacatgcctaaatgactggaggccagttgctctcacacccatcttcagtaagtgctttgagagactcatcagagaatacatctgctctgtgctgcctgcctcacttGATCCGCTACAGTTCGCATACAGCAGCAACCGTTCCACAGATGATGCTATTgctttcaccctacacactgctctctcccaactggaaaataagaacacctatgtgagaatgctgtttgtggactacagctcagcatttaacacaatagtcCACACTGCCACACTTGTAGCGAAGCTtcagactctgggactaaacagatctctgtgcaaccagattctggacttcctgacaggcagaagtcaggtggtgaGAATGGGCAGCAATATTTCATCCCCtctgatcctcaacaccggtgctcctcagggctgtgtcctcagcccactcctgtattccctgtatacacacacgactgtacagctACACAtagctccaacgtcatcgtcaaatttgctgatgatacaacggtgataggcctgatcaccgacaacgatgagacagcctacagagaagaggtgagcactcTGACCAAATGGTGTCGaaagaaccacctctcactaaacattgacaagaccaaggagctggtggtggatttcaggagacagagcagagaacacagacccatctccatcgacaagacacctgtggagcgtgtgagcagctttaagttctgggtgtcaacatcagtgaggatctcatttggtccacacacaccgacacagcgctgaagaaggcacatcaacgcctcttcttcctgatacagctgaggaagtttggaatgagcccctgcatcctcagaacattctacacctgcactatagagagcatcctgacgggctgcatcaccgcttggtttggaaacagcaccgttgGCAACCGTAAGCCTCTGgaaagggtcgtgcgaactgccagccacattgttcgaggtgagcttccctccctccaggacatctacaacaggcggtgCATAAggaaagctcggaggatcattaatgactccagccacccatcccacagactgctctctctgctcccctcaggaagacgtctccgcagcatccgatcccgcactagtcgactgagggatagctttttccctcaggccatcagactaattaacagccataaataacacagcacacagcatattcaacagttcaacaccggactatacacacatgcacacatgcacactgtatccgtactgcatcaatacacatgggtccatacacacacactgcatctaatctaaataacaatctatctgacaataagctatcggtaccacaggacatttctgtatctgtacaatccattgcaccttaacatgttacataatattacatgtatataatacttatatatatatatatatacttatataaactgttctatttatgtttatgttatgttactactgtatgtaaatggttctgcaatgtctggagcttgctcccaagaatttcactcaccaaggcacatgtgccgtggtgatgtgacaataaaggtgacttgacttgacttgacttgacttgactgtaATAATTCAGAactctgaattttattttatttattttattaaatttcaaAAATCAGTATTCAGACATCAGAAGTAACTAATAAACAAGGTGTAATGTGATAAAGTGGAGTCCTACAGAGCTTTATGTCTCTTATACCACACCAATTTAATTTACCAGTACtaacacattttgtttattaatgtttagagCTTCTGTCTAATGCAGGAGAGAAGACAATGTAAATTTTTGATGCTTTATTACAAACAGAAGTTTTGTAGGTTGGAGAAAAATGTAACTGtatctgttacagaaaacatgatTCCGTGTTAAGATGTCATCACAAGGTTGAGTGACACGAAGGAATGCtcattacagtaaatattaaaCACTATTGTGGAATGAGTGGTGAAAAGCCGTGAAATCTGATTTCCAAATAACAGCATGGacacaataaacacatacacacttactaCTTGGAAGTGTGATGTAAGACTCAGCACCACCCATTTTATTTGGTATAAATACGAGAGCATGAAGCTTCTGTCTCCTCCACAAACTTGCTTCCTTCAAAAGACGTCTTTTAAAGAAGACATTTCTTGCTACCTGCTTCATCAGTTCCTTGTAAGTATGCAGTTGATTCTTGATGACATTATGTAGgttattaactgtgtatgtagattactgtgtatgtagattatagtattacagcattatagttactgtatatgataatgTTTAACTCATATTATGAAAGCTTAATTCTGATCACTTTCTATTACAGTGTGGTTTGTCAGTgcgttaatcattaataaataaaatgtgttagtaCTGGTAAAGTAAATTGGTGAGGTTTAAGAGACATAAAGCTCTGTAGGACTCCACTTTATCACATTACACCTTGTTTATTAGTTACTTCTGATTTTATACTGAATACTGATTTATGAAATTTCAGCATTAAATTCTCACAAGACGTCCATAACACATCTCTGTACATGATGTCAAAAAAATCTTTGGGTCTCATTGTTCTGAATTATGCCAGTTAACATCCACTtctctgtttattaaaaaaaaaaagtcttttgatCCCAAAGTTAAATGTTAGTAATGGTGTAACATAGGGGTCTCAGACACAGAGTGAGGTTCTGTACAGTAAAAGTTAACATGAGGAGAGgaaacacactttaaacaccacGTATCAAAGAcagataaaaaacatttaaagacttgGCAAATACATAAAGGCAAGACAGCATCATACATGATAAAGCTTTCCACAATAACACAACTCAGAACTTACACATGTCTAAAGTTTCACACTGACATGCTAGCTCATGTGCTTTTTATATGGTGCTAACAGGAAGTGGGTGATGTAATCGAACAGATTATTAGAGCACAGAGGATGGCATCCTTTTGTAAAACATTATCCTGGCCATTAGCATACATAAAGACATCCAATAATGCAGTTGTTTAATGAAGCTTAATGAGCTGAATCAGCAAATAATATCAGCAGAAGCTCATGTTTCAGGCATTTTATTATCTTAACTACAATTCATCTTAAACATGCCTATTTATCAGAAGAACTATTTTCATCCATCTtgaaatgtttgtctttttaaggTTAAGAACAAGATATTCAGTATTGTTCAAGTTGGTGGAAATGGAGAAGAACTTTCGATTTTAATGGCCAGGAAACTGGATCCTTGTTGAAAAAGATCCAGGTTTGGGAAGGTGATTCTCAGATAAAAGCCGTGATGGTGTTTCTTACTGATGGCCGGTCAGGACACTTTGGTGTTATTGCTGGGACTCTGAAAGAGTTTACATTTGACAAAGATGAGATAATCGACTCCCtttcactttttaaaaatcaaGAGGGTACACATCTGGGTGCTATCAAATTCAAGACAAGTTCTGGGAAGCAGTTCTATGCAAGCATGAAAAGTGGTCAGCTGCAGCCAGAAGTACAAGTTGATGTTCAATCTGGAAAATGCATTGGAATCCAAGGACGTTCTTCATCTGGCATTGATCGCTTCGGCATCATGGTGCTCAGTAAGCTATAATGCTTTGTGCTTAGCTTACCAATGTGGTGTATCCCACAATTTCTAAAGTCTCACCCAAAGTGACCCAAAAAGACCAAAATCTATTGACATTTTCAGAAgattataatctgttataatTTCCATCAATAAAATTAGTCTCAATTGAAACTAAGATTCTGACATGTTTTTTCCATAATTATGTGTTATTCTAGATTCTTCCTGAGCACTACCACAAGTCCCAGTCTTCCTAGTAAAATGTTACTATATGCTGGAGTAAACAAACACTCCTACACTACTTGAGCACATTTAATctaattcatattattatttcgacttaataaattgttttctatacTTATAGACTTTCTCCACTATAATTATTATCTATTCCTTTAGACTTTGTCCACTTTGGCCATAACATCTACTACATAACACACTGTCCCATAACGTACACGTGTCAATATTAGTGACACATGTTACTGGTAGCTACTTAACCTTCTCCAAGTTCTCTGtagctgtttaatatacagtacaggacacCTGGACACCACagccatgtgtacagtatgtccccaAAGTGTTGCACAAAAACTGATGAACACAGTGAgcttcattttctcttctttggtCTCTGAAACATATGTAACCTTAAAACCAATAGTTAATTCATATTTTGATGTTGGTAGGACATTGATTTAATTTCTCCAACAGCCACTTTGGGTATCACATCAGAAATAGTGGGATAGACAACATCGGTAAGATCAGCAGTAAGATGAATAAATCATGTACAAGCCCATtactacagtataataaaatacCAGTGGAAttcaatgacattaaataaaataaaaccagtcATTGTTAACATTGTTAAGTTAATGTGTTCACACCTAATGAGGATTTCACATTACAATATTCACACCTCAGAATTAAGACGTTATCAACTTTACTGCTACAGTTATTTACTTTACCAGTACTGacagactttatttattaatgattaacacactgacaaaccacactgtaatagaaaatcATCAGAATTAAGCTTTCATAATATGAATTACAcattatcatatacagtaactataatgCTGTAATACTATAATCTATAGTGGTGGACTTTATCTACAACCACCAGCTTAGACACACTGATAACTGTGcttgtatgtataagtatgtaagtattgtatacGATCAGGTCAAGTTGAGGGgcttttaaatgtcattgtGACCAAATACAATAtctgatacagtacacagtgaaatgaaacgtttgtccaggaccctggtgctacataaagacaccGACCTACAtgagacaacacagaactaattaATCTATCGACATAaagagacagtgcaaacagacaatataataaactacaatacagatatataaagaCAGCACCATATAAATATACTTGGTtattctgtacaaaaaaaatgtttcctttaactgaagttaactaaaataaataaataaaccatgtttAACCCCATTgctataataaaacacaagcgGATTTCACTTACATGAAAAAAAGTCGGTCATGTTAACATTGTTCAGTTAATGTGTTCACACCCAATGAGGATTTCACACAACAGAAAATGTTCAGAATCGAGCTTTCACATacattaacacatacagtaattataaagctataatactctaatctacatacacagttaataacCTACATAATGTAATCATGAATATACAGCACAGGTTAATTACCTTAAAATGTCAGAACATCTAAGAAACCACAATGAAGTGACATTTCTTTGTCTCTCAGAAACTTTTGATACGACATTGGAAGGGAATCATAATTTCTCTAACTGTTATTTCTTCTCCATTACATCCCATGAAAGCTCTACATAATTTAGATAAGGGCTCTTGGAATGTTCTACCAAAAAGCATCTGGTCTTCACTGGATGTAGGAACAACGTggtgatatttattttctcctcagTTTAATGTAGTGCAAAAACCAGAAAAAGGCATTAAAGTAAATAGTTCCCCCCTTTAATTAAGGGGCTTCAGGGGCATTTGGGCAGAAGTCCAGGATTCAAACCTAGGCAGTAGGAGGGGGACGGCAGGGTAGAGGTGAAGCGGTCCTCTCCAGGAGCGTAGCAAAGGCTCAGCCGGCAATTTGAAGTCCCAGGTCAGCTGGATGTGTCTGTAAAAGACtatcagaaaaacaagaagCATTAGATCCGATAGATTCCTGCTGTGCTTTCCACCTGGAGAGTGAATGCTCCAGCGGCGCTCCTGATTGGCCCGTGATTTTCGGCGGGAGTTTCGTCCGCTCCGCTGCGCCTCGCTCTCACCCCCCGCGGCGCTAGACACCGTGCTGAagttcgggagctcgcgcttAGTGTCGCTGACCATGGTGCTGAACCGCCGCCTTTTACACTCTCCTGCTTCTTGGCTGCCGATGCAGTGGGCAAAGAGCGGTTTTTTCTCCATGCATTTGCGGCGGTGCATGTGCCGCCATTACACTGTGTACAAAGCCAGTTCCACGAAGATCTCCATGATGTGTTGGAGGTTAGAgtggaagatctcgagtgtcctgtaAAGAGCCCCGACTCTGAATGGGTGATTCTTTTGGTTGATTTTTCACCCAATCTCTGAGCATTCAAAAGAAATGCTTGATGCAGTCAAATAATCAGGACAGAAATATAAACCCTGAGCTCTCACCCTGGTCCAACATGTTTTATGCAGCTGGACCGGACCGAGACTCGAGTTGACGACTTTGATCCAAATCTTGCATCTGGTGTCTTTGAAAAGATAATTTAATTAACAGATTGTTTACACGGCAGTCTGTCTCAACATACTTCTCTTCTTTCAAACCACAATGCAAATCAAGTTTATTACAAATCATTTTTCCAAACGCACTTTAATTGAAGCTGTGAAAGTCTTGtagatattttaattttgtattatatttaatgttttaagacAAATGTTATGTTTGAGatgatttaaaaatactttttataaatgattataaatcaaatttcttttctgtcagtcattttaccttatatatatatatatatatatatatatatatatatatatatatatatatatatatatatatatatatatatatatatatatataagtattgtAGTTATTTTAACTTCGTATTATATTTAAGTTTGAGATGATTTTTAAAGGCCatgcaaggagagcattaattagagaagcagccaagaggcccatggtaactcaggaggagctgcagagatccacagctcagttTGGAGAATCTGTCCACACTATTAGTGttgcactccacaaatctggtcttggaagagtggcaagaaaaaagccattgttgaaagaaagccataagaaatctCGTTTACATTTTGTAACCATCATGTGGAAGAAGGTTCTCTGGTCAGATGAgtccaaaattgaactttttggccaaaattccAAATGTTATGTTTGgcagaaacctaacactgcacatcaccctgaacacaccatggACAGAAGGGACAGTGAGgatggtcagagttgatgggaagatgaatggagccaaatacagggcaaacctagatgaaaacctgttagagtctgcaaaagacatgAGCCTGGGgcagaggttcaccttccagcaagacaatgaccctaaacatacagccggagctacaatggagtggtttagaccaaagcatattcatgtgttagaatggcccagtcaaaacaagacctaaatccaattgagaatctgtggtgAGACTTGAAATTTGCTTATGCTcaccatccaatctgactgagcttgagctattttgcaaagataAATGGGTAAAAATgtcactctctagatgtgcaaagctggtagagacgtatcccaaaagacttgcagcgGAAGGTTTggtctacaaagtattgactcagtggggctgaataaAATTGCATGCCAAActattcagatatttatttgtaaataaaatttggagaccatttatcattttccttctacttcacaattatgtgccacgtTGTGTTGGTCTAtgacataaaatcctaataaaatacatttttgtttgtggttgtaacgtgtcaaaatgtgaaaaagttcagtgggtatgaatacttttgcaaggcactgtatattaTAGGAAAATCAAACTGAAGGTGAAAAGACTAGATTCATGGATGAGTATTTTTCCATCAGTGATTGTGTTATTCCTTAAGAATTACAGATTTACAGTATTACATAATTTCATGTGATGAATACATATTTAACcctatatatgtaaatatcccattcatttgtttaatagATTTCGCAACAGACCAAGTTGATTGTGGCTCATTAAGCAGCTCATATGGATTCCTTTAATATGTTCCTCTATGTGTCATGTGTTACCATCATCATACCGACTCTAATGTCTGTTCAGTtgataaaacacacattcaatGTCTTCTGTTATTAAAGAATGATAGAATTTCAACAAGTTATTTAACTTCTCATAATTTCTAGAAAACTGAAGTGAAATTTGCTTAGCAGTAATACACtggaaaagcattaaaaaaaggtaaatcgattgataaaaaatgaaataaatcaaaataaatcataaataaaaagtcacTAAAAATCATCTCAAacgttaaataaaacattaaatataatacaaaataaaaatgtctaaaatgtttatagaacggtgttgtaaaatattttcatcttatttaatgattcctggataaatgttaaactttAGACACACCTTGGACATTGGACACACCGTATGGATGAATATACAAAAAGTGTTTTAACTTGTTTTACATCATATATTGTATGTCTGTTTTTTCACAGCTTCTGGGCTTGGCACTGTAGCACGGCCACAACACGGAAACTTGGCACAAGTTAACTGttcaataaaaaacacatgtaCTGACTCATGTTAATTTAAACCATGACAATACGTGCACCACCGCAAACACACGAACGGAGGAAAGGCCGCTCTTCGTCCAGTGCATCGGCAACCCTGAAGCGAGAGTGAGAGTGGAACAGCCGGCGGTTCAGCACTTTGGCCTACGGCGCTAACCGCGAACTCCCGATCTCCAGCACCGTGGCCAGCACCGCGGCAAGTGAGAGCGATGCGGAGCGGCCGAAACTCACGCTGAAAATCAccgaccattttatttaattctgatcattttcgattacagttttttttgtcagtgcgttaatcattaataaataaaatgtgttagtaCTGGTAAAGAAATCACTAGCATTAAAGTTGATAACTTCTTAATACTgaggtgtaaatactgtaatgttAAATCCTCATTAGGTGTGAATACATTAACTTAACAATGTTAACAATgactggttttattttatttaatgtcattgaaTTCCGCTAGTATTTTCTTATACTGTAGTAATGGGCTTGTACATGATTTATTCATCTCACTGCTGATCTTACTGATGTTGTGTATCCCACTATTTCTGATGTGATACCCAAAGTGGCTGTTGGAGAAATTAAATCCATGTCCTACCAACATCAAGATATGAATTAACTATTGGTGTTAAGGTTACATATGTTTCAGAGACCAATGAAGAGAAAATGGAGCTCACTGTGTTCATCAGTTTTTGTGCAACACTTtggggacatactgtacacatggctGTGATGTCCAGgtgtcctgtactgtatattaaacagctaCAGAGAACTTGGAGAAGGTTAAGTTAGGTTAAGCTACCAGTAGCATGTGCCACTAATATTGACATGTGTACGTTATGGAACAGTGTGTTATGTAGTAGATGTTATGGCCAAAGTGGACAAAGTCTAAAGGAATAGATAATAATTATAGTGGAGAAAGTATATAAgtatagaaaacaatttattatgTTAATTAATAAGAATGAATTAGATTAAATGTGCTCAagtagtgtatgagtgtttgtttaCATCAGCATATAGTAACATTTTACTGGGAAGACTGGGACTTGTGGTAGTGCTCAGGAAGAATCTagaataatacataattatgtTAAAAACAAGTCAGAAGCTTAGTTTCAATTGAGACTGATTTTATTGATGGAAattataacagattataatctgaaaatgtcaaaagaaaagaaacaaagtgtTACACAAAGCTAGAGTCAAACTAGagctaaaaaaataacaaaatgagaTGTTTTAGTCTTGCACCACTGGTAGACTAGCAGAATAAATTGTCTGAACcagcaaaataaatcaaatcaatttttttattggttaacaggtttggaaaaaaaaaacaaccaaaagaaTCGATTATGAAAAGCAAATATGAAAAACAATCAAACTAAGATAAcctcaaacacatacactatcgattcaaatgatttaatatATGAGATTTGGGTGATTAGTCACTTTGGGTGGGACTATAGAAATGGTGGGATACACCACATTGGTATCACTAGTTGAGCATCATGAAGCCAAAGCGATCAATGCCAGATGAAGAACGTCCTTGGATTCCAATGCATTTCCCAGAGGCAACATCAACTTGTACTTCTGGCTTCAGCTTACCACTTTTCATGCTTGCAAAGAACTGCTTCCCAGTATTTGTACTGAATTTGATGGCACCCAGATGAGTACCCTCTTGATTTGGCGAAAGTGAAAGGGAGTCGAATATCTCATCTTGGTTAAAGGTAAACTCTTGCAGTTCCCCAGATGGAATACCAAACTGTGCTATCCGCTTATCAGCAAGTTCCACCTTCACAGCTTTTATCTGAGAATCACCTTCCCAAACCTGGATCTTTTTCAACAAGGATCGATTTTGCAGGCCATTAAAATTGAAAGGTTCTCCTCCATTTCCACCAACTTGAACAATACTGAACATCTTGTTCTTAAccttaaaaagacaaacatttcaAGATGGATGAAAATAGTTCTTCTGATAAATAGGCATGTTTAAGATGAATTGTAGTTAAGATAATAAAATGCCTGAAGCATGAGCTACTGCTGATATTATTTGCTCATTCAGCTCATTAAGCTTCATTAAACAACTGTATTATTAGATGTCTTTATGTATGCTAATGGCCAGattaatgttttacaaaagGATGCCATCCTCTGTGTTCTAATAATCTGTTTGATTACATCACCCACTTCCTGATAGCGCCATATAAAAAGCACATGTGCTAGCATGTCAGTGTGAA is a genomic window of Tachysurus fulvidraco isolate hzauxx_2018 chromosome 15, HZAU_PFXX_2.0, whole genome shotgun sequence containing:
- the LOC113651616 gene encoding uncharacterized protein LOC113651616 isoform X1 gives rise to the protein MAPNMAAVLRAPRKLCSFSFILLVILLSCVLEVVCITAYDRHTLLNIGSYVAKRKPDFEFLNAGSLFTNTASEPFVWAAQTRPRKRRRKRRKRAGVLVRLRRRPLRPPLPTILLANVQSLDNKLCELRARISYQRETRDCCIICLTETWMSAEVPDSAIELTGFSVHRSDRTKELTGKSRGGGVCFFINNSWCDERNLHSIKSFCSPDLEFLMLLCRLFWLPRDITAVIITAVYIPPQANTDQALKELYGYISEQETAHPDAAFIVTGDFNKANFRTIAPKYLQHITINTRGDRILDHCYSPFRDAYKSLPRPPLGKSDHSSILLLPAYRQKLKREAPALRTIQCWSDQSDAILQDCFDHVDWDMFRAASDDDIEAYSDSVTCFIRKCVEDVVPTKTIRVYPNQKPWINSDVRAALSARTSAFKSGNPDDRKQASYDLRKTIKAAKRQYKNKVEEHFNTNNARSMWQGINNITDFKGNKPATVNIAASLPDELNNFYARFEAHNPAHRERSCGCCRRFECSLRLCRGCNPILPTSKHPQGCGS